The [Eubacterium] eligens ATCC 27750 genome segment GTCTTGGTACGCTTATAGCGTCAATGGCGAGCCTCATATCGTACAAGCTGTATGCCAATGAAGTGCCAGAGAAAAAGGGAAAATATTTTGCCGTATTTACAGTTTACAATATAATATTTCTAGTGGTGCTGTATGTGTTTACGAAATTGATATAACATATGGAAAATCTTACATAAAACAGGAGGGGAAGAAATGTATGGATGTCCAGGTTGTGGAGCCGAGTTAAAATACGATATAAAAACAGGTAAATTGCGGTGTTCACGATGCGGTAATAAATATGATGTACAGGCAATAAAAAAGGACAAAGATGCTGAAAGTTCTCTATATGAAATAAATGAATATGTATGTCCGTCCTGTGGCGGAAGAATATATACGGCAGATAATACAATAGCGGGATTTTGCAGCTATTGTGGTGCATCTGCAATTTTACAGCAGAGAACGGAAACAATAGATGCGCCGAAATCAATAGTCCCTTTTAAAGTTGAAAAGCGTGTATGTAAGACAAAATTCAAGAATTTTGCAAAAAAGAATATGTATGTACCTGATGAATATAAGACAGCGGACGGAATCAATGAATTCAGAGGAATATATCTGCCATATCATAGTTATGATGCGGAGGTTGCCGGTGTTTATGATGCATATGGCAGTACAGAGACAACCAAAAAGAAAAAGAAGAAAATATATACAACAAAAAAATACTGGAAAATACACGCGCCAGTTCATGGTTATGTAAAAGGTATTACACATGATGCCTCGGGATTATTCCGGGATGATTTAAGCGAGGCGGTAAATGATGCAACTGATTCAAAGGCAGTAGTGGATTTCAGACCAGGTTATCTGTGCGGATTTTACGCAGATATGTCGGATGTGCCAGCTTCAGAATATGAGAATTATGCATATGTCAATTCGAAAGAATACATAAATAATCAGATTAAATGCAAAGTCGGAAGCAACATGTACATAAATAAGACAGAACAGGAGCCACAGATTAAGATATCCTGTAAAGAGGACATTTTAAAACCGGTATGGTTTATGTCTTATCAGAACAGAAACAGGGTAGCATATGCTGTTATTAATGGACATACAGGGAAAATGAATTGTGATCTGCCGGTAGATTTAAAGAAGTTTTTTGGTGTGTCAGCAATCATATCAGCCATTTTATTTATAATTCTTATGTGCTTTCAGAGTGTCATGTTTACAGCAAAGACAATGATAGGAATAGCAGCAGTATTTAATCTTATAGCAGGTTTATTTTACGATGCCAACATAAGAAAAATGTATGACAGGGAAATAAAAAGAACTTATAAATTGAAAAAATCGGACATATCAAAATTAGTTGCAATTACAGTTGGAGCATTTATGCTCATGTACTTTATTATAAGTTTTGTCATAACAATTAATTCCGAATACAGGGAAAGCAGCAAATGGGTTAAAGCTGTAATATGTGCAGTAACATTTGTAATGCAGGTGATTATGATTATTAAGAACTATCATAAATATGAGGCACTTAAGAAGAATAATACAGTGCCATCACCGGTTTTTGTGCTTTCAGTTATAATTAACATAATCATTATGGCAGTCGCAGTTATTAATCCTGTGCATGATATATGGTATTATGTCGCGACAGCCATGGCATTGGCATCAGAAGTAATTGTGGTGATTGGAATTATAAGAGATTATAATTACAGCTGTACAAGACCATTGCCGCAGTTTAAAGAATACAAAGGAGGACAGGAAAACATTGAGATATCTTAAAAAATTTCTGACAGTAATTATAATTTTCTGTTCCTTTATTATATGCGGCATATCTGGCACACAGCAGGTAAGCGCCAGTGAAAGTGGTAAAACTGACACCAGTTATACAATAATATATGATGATAGTGCTTATCTGATAAAAGATACTGATAAGCCGCAGTTGTATGATGTTATGGAAAGCATATCCAAGGATACAAATGTTATATTTTATACAACAGATTCAACAGAATATGGAAGGAACACAGCTGATATCTGTCAGAATTATTGTGCAGAACATTTTGGCAGTTCAAAGACTGCACCAGTAATAATGTTTACAATAGACATGTATAACAGAGAAATATATATGTACTGTACAGGTAGTACGCGTAAAATAATCCGGAATGCAGAAGCTAATTCAATAACAGATAATGTCTATAAAAGTGCTACAGCAGGAGATTATGGCAAATGCGCAATAAATGCATTTACACAGGCAGAAAATTGCCTTGCAGGTGGTAAAGTCAAAAGACCAATGCAGATTATTAATAATGTGTTACTGGCTATGCTGCTCGGAGTAACTGCTAATTTTACAGTTCTTAAAATATCAAGAGCAAGCAGAAAATCAGCAGATAGATGTGGAGAAATGGTTGGAATAGCAAACAATTCATTTGTTAGTGTAAAGGTCAGCAAGGAACTGATAAAGGAACATACTACGGTAAGGAGGGAGTCATCTGATTACAGTGGTGGCTCTGGCGATTATTCGGGTTCTGGAGGGGGTTCGTCTGACGGAGGTGGAAGTTCCGGCGGAGGACATAGCTTTTAAATGACTCTATAAAAATAATGGGGAGATAAATATGGATTCAATTAATATGTGCTACGAAATGTGTGATTATATAGAGCAGAATGGCATTGTGAAGCTGGTAGGAAATACAAGGCTCCGCGACAATCTTAAGAAGGAGTTTCTGCATTTTCTAATATATATATCAATGATAGATGAAAGGTACGGCGAGCAGGAAAAAGCATTTATAAAGAAGAAGCTGGGGTTTGAGGTCAGTGCCTTAATGGCGGCTGATATTAAGAACCGCAACATGCTTGGAGCAGGCTATATTACAAAAATGCCAGAGACATTTAAGTATTTTATACTTGCCAATGCAGGCCACAAGATTAAGAACGACAGATACGACAACAAAGAGGCGCGGACGCTGGCAGAAAGCTACAGGAAGCTCGGACAGGAATATCTGGCTGCGAATACTGAAAGCACCGAGGTCGAGATAAATGTTTTATCATCATACTGTGTGATGCTGGACGAGAATCTTAAATCATACGGTCTGCTGCGTCCTGATTACAAGAGTGTGACAATACAGGCAGAGACAGAAGATGACGAAAAGCCGGACGCTGATGAACTAATTGCAGAACTTAATTCACTGACGGGACTTACTGCAGTTAAAGAAGATGTCAATGCACTTATTAATCTTCTTAAAGTTCAGAAAATGCGTGAGCAGATGGGAATGAAGCAGACAAGCGTCAACAAACACCTTGTATTCATGGGAAATCCAGGAACAGGAAAGACGACAGTTGCAAGACTGCTTGCCAGAATATATAAGGCAATAGGGGCAATCTCAAAAGGACATCTTGTGGAAGTAGACCGTTCAGGACTTGTGTGTGGTTACATAGGTCAGACAGTGACGAAGACTGCAGAGGTAATAGAATCAGCACTTGGAGGAGTCCTGTTCATAGACGAAGCATATACACTTACTAATGGAAAAGGTCAGGGCGATTTCGGACAGGAAGCTGTAGACACATTATTAAAAGGAATGGAAGACCACAGAGATGATTTAGTTGTAATAGTGGCAGGTTATACAGAACTGATGGAGGAATTCTTAGATTCCAATCCGGGACTGCGTTCAAGATTTAATAAATTCATTAACTTCGAGGATTATACAGCCGAGGAAGAGGTTGAGATACTTATAAACAACTGCAAGAAACAGGAATACATGCTTTCCCGTGATGCGCTTGAGGAAGCAAGAAGATTCTTTACAGACCGGGTAGCCGATAAGCCAGAAGGCTATGCTAACGCAAGAGATGTAAGAAACTATCTCGAAAAAGCCATATCCAATCAGGCAACAAGGATAGTTGGACTTAAGGATGTGGATAAGAATATACTGGCGATGCTGGAGAAAGAGGATCTGGTAGGGATTGAGTTGTGACATACGGGAGGTTGTGGCAGACGGACGCGGCAGGCGGGTGGATAGTGTCATTTTCAGACACGCTCTCGCTCGGTGAAAAACGCAGCTGTACTAAATTCACTGGTTTGCCGCATAAAATGCGGCTCCCAGCTCATTAAGTGCAGGCGTTTTTCAACGGTCTGAAACTAACACTATCCACCCGACCGCCGCTCACTTCGCCAGCGCCTCCAGATGTCGCAAGCTCATCTGGAGGGGGAGTGGATTTTAGCGTGTAGGGAAGGTTTGATGAAGTCCAAAAGGGAAGCTGAAGCGTGGCGGATTGGACGTTGAAGCGGGGAGAGGGCATGATGAAGTCTAAAAAGGCAAGAGAGGAGAAACACGATGGGAATAGTGTATTTTACAAGGCATGGTCAGACTGTCTGGAATGTTGAGAATAAGATATGTGGGGCGACGGATTCGCCGCTCACAGAGTTGGGGCATGAACAGGCTGTAGAATTGGGGAAAAGAATTCTGTCAGAGGGAATACATATAGATGAAATCCTGTATTCGCCACTTATAAGAGCGAAAGCTACAGCACTTCATGTATCTGAGATTACAGGAATACCAGCGCGCGAAGAGATAAGACTTAAGGAACAGAATTTCGGTAAATACGAATCAACTCCAAGAGATGGAGAAGAATTTGCTAAAGCCAAATGTAACTTTATATGCAGCTTTGATGGAGGAGAGACAATGCTTCATCTTGCACAGCGCATTTATAATCTGATTGACGATATAAAGGCGCAGCCTGATAAAACATATCTTTTAGTTGCACATAATGGAATTGCACGAATGGTAAAGTCATATTTTGAGGATATGGGAAATGAGGAGTTTTCGGCTTTTAAGATAAAGAATTGCGAGATATTGAAGTTTGAGTTTTAAGATTGACGTCTGGGAGGTGGTGGCGGACGGACGCGGCGGGCAGGTGGATAGTGTCATTTTCAGACACGCTCCCGCTCGGTGAAAAACGCAGCTGTACTAAATTCGTTGGTTTGCCGCATAAAATGCGGCTCCCAGCTCATTAAGTGCAGGCGTTTTTCAACGGTATGAAACCAACACTATCCACCCGCCCGCCGCTTACTTCGCCCCCTCCCAGATGTCACAGGCTTATTTGGGAGGAGATGTGATGCCGGCAGGTTTACGACACCGTGCAGTGCTGAGAAAGCCAGCCGTGTTAATTATGTATATTCCCCGACACAGACCGTTGGAAAACGTCGGCACTTAACGAGCCTGAGAAGCCGCGTAAAGCGGCGCACGACAAGGCGAGTTTAGTACCGTTACGTTTTCCACCGAGCGGGAGCGTGTCTGGGGAGGGAAATATACATAATTAACGCGGAGTCCGTCTCTCACAATTTACAAAAACAAAACTAGACCGAAATATTACTTTGCGTTATAATCAGACAGCGAAAGATGCAAATATATCAGAAGAAAGAGGCATAAAAATGTTTAATAAATCAATTATAAAAAAGGCAGCGGCGATAGCAGCAGTAATACTTGCAGTGACAGCACTTCCGACTAATATGACGAAGGCAGATACACAAACATCAGGAAGTACCGTAAGCCAGACAACATCAGAATACACAGAAATCCGAACAGCGTCAGAACTTGTGGAAGCAGCTAAGAGTGCGTCAGGAAATTATAAACTGATGACAGATATAGATATGACAGGAGTTGAGTGGACGCCATGGGATTTTTCGGGAACATTTGACGGTAACGGACACAGCATACTTAACCTGTCAGTAAAGACAGTAAGCAAGAAGACAATGAAGACCTATGACGGCAACAGAAAAGAGTACAAAACATACGGCGCAGGCTTCTTTGGGGTGCTTACAGGTGCGAAAGTAACAGGACTGGATATATATGGAGCAAGAATTGAGATTACTACAACGGAACCATGTTTTGCGGCACCAATAGCAGGGCTTGCAGACGACAGCGACATATCAGACTGTATAATTAAGGATACATATGTGTCACTCACAGATTCAGCTAAAATGTGGGGAACAGGCGGAATCGCTGGATTTGGAAGCGGCAATCTTGATAATATTACTACAGATGTGACACTTGTATGTGTAGATACAGACGCAGCGGTCAGGGACGAGCAGTTCATGGGAGGCGCGTATGCAGCAGGTTTCCTTAATATAAGGAATTGTTCTATAACAATAGATGGATATGATTCAGACCACGGATATGTGCATGATGGCGGACTTGTCGGCATGTATATGGTATATCCATTGGAACTGTCAAAGACATATCAGGGCGAAGTGCTTAACAACAAAGTTAAGGGAATGATAACATTTTTCGAAGACAATACAGACCGCCGTGCATACTGTCAGGCAAATATGGGTGAGGTCATGAACTGGACATATGCATATTCAGGCTTCACATCAGATTTTAAGAGAAATGAGACATATGATTATTCAGTGACACTGCTTCCGGAAATGTGCAGCAATCCTTCATACACAGATGTAGTGACAGAAGCAACAGCATCAGACTTTGGATACACAACACACACCTGCAGTACATGTGGCTACACATATTCAGACACTTACACAATACATGAGCATAAGGTCGACAGTTACAGCGTGGTAAAGGAAGCAGCCAGCACAGACAAGAAAGACGGAATAGAGGCAGGAACATGCAGCCTGTGCAATCAGACAGTTTACAGGGAATATGCTGCAAATGTAGTAACAGACGATAATACACAGGCAACAGACAATAAAGCATCAGGCACGGCTGTCAAAAAAGGAATGAAAGAAAGTACAGCAGTATTTGCAGTAATATTGGTGGTAATAGTTATTGTAATAATTATAACAGTAGTCATGATGGTACAGAATAATAAAAGAAAAAGAAGATATAACAGACGCAGATAGAAGGGAGCAGTTATGGAAGAGAACACATTTATAAATGTATCAAAAGATATGATGTCGTTCATAGAAAAAAGTCCTACAGCATTTCATGTAACGGCGAATTTTATGGATTTGCTGGACGATGCCGGATTTGTGCGCCTTAACGAAAGGGACAGATGGCATCTTATATCTGGCGGCAAATACTACGCTACAAGAAACGATTCTTCCATAATAGCATTCAGGATGCCTGCCACAGAGGGTTTTGCTAATTACCAGATTGCAGCCGCACACAGTGATTCACCGTCATTTAAGGTAAAAGAGAATCCTGAGCTGACACCGGACAAGAATTACGTTTCGTTAAATGTGGAAAAATACGGCGGCATGCTTATGGCACCGTGGTTTGACCGGCCTCTTTCGGTTGCTGGAAGGGCAATAGTAAGAGAAGGTGCAGTATTAAAGCCTGTCCTTGTAAATG includes the following:
- a CDS encoding TPM domain-containing protein yields the protein MRYLKKFLTVIIIFCSFIICGISGTQQVSASESGKTDTSYTIIYDDSAYLIKDTDKPQLYDVMESISKDTNVIFYTTDSTEYGRNTADICQNYCAEHFGSSKTAPVIMFTIDMYNREIYMYCTGSTRKIIRNAEANSITDNVYKSATAGDYGKCAINAFTQAENCLAGGKVKRPMQIINNVLLAMLLGVTANFTVLKISRASRKSADRCGEMVGIANNSFVSVKVSKELIKEHTTVRRESSDYSGGSGDYSGSGGGSSDGGGSSGGGHSF
- a CDS encoding AAA family ATPase gives rise to the protein MDSINMCYEMCDYIEQNGIVKLVGNTRLRDNLKKEFLHFLIYISMIDERYGEQEKAFIKKKLGFEVSALMAADIKNRNMLGAGYITKMPETFKYFILANAGHKIKNDRYDNKEARTLAESYRKLGQEYLAANTESTEVEINVLSSYCVMLDENLKSYGLLRPDYKSVTIQAETEDDEKPDADELIAELNSLTGLTAVKEDVNALINLLKVQKMREQMGMKQTSVNKHLVFMGNPGTGKTTVARLLARIYKAIGAISKGHLVEVDRSGLVCGYIGQTVTKTAEVIESALGGVLFIDEAYTLTNGKGQGDFGQEAVDTLLKGMEDHRDDLVVIVAGYTELMEEFLDSNPGLRSRFNKFINFEDYTAEEEVEILINNCKKQEYMLSRDALEEARRFFTDRVADKPEGYANARDVRNYLEKAISNQATRIVGLKDVDKNILAMLEKEDLVGIEL
- a CDS encoding histidine phosphatase family protein, whose protein sequence is MGIVYFTRHGQTVWNVENKICGATDSPLTELGHEQAVELGKRILSEGIHIDEILYSPLIRAKATALHVSEITGIPAREEIRLKEQNFGKYESTPRDGEEFAKAKCNFICSFDGGETMLHLAQRIYNLIDDIKAQPDKTYLLVAHNGIARMVKSYFEDMGNEEFSAFKIKNCEILKFEF